The nucleotide sequence TTTCTCCAAATGGTGGTACTTGAAGACGGAGGAATGATGACTAGCAATCCTAACCAATACCTTCAGCCTGACTACTTATCACCACTTCCATCAtctgtaagtattttattttaaagtatattttttaaatactaaaatcaaaatttaactcctatttacagtttattaatttttattttcttttgttatagTTGGATTCAAAGAAGAGCCCACTTGCGCTCTTAGCGCAAACCTGCAGTCAAATAGGAGCCGATACGATGTCTTCGAAGCCGCTTCTTGCTTCTGTTGACAAGAAAAAATCAGTGAACAGTGTTAATAGTGAATCCCTTAGTCGTTCTTCACCAAATTCCTCAAAAATAGACAAGCCTCGCGCGACCCCGGAGAATAAACATTTGGCGTTCAAACCCTATGAAAATACGGTTGTGACCAAGAAACCGGATGATACTCGGCCCTCTTCCAAGGCTAGTTTGGACAGCCAGGATGACAAAAAATCTGGAAAAAGCACGCCCGGTCGTAAATCAACCACTCCAACTAGAGAAACTGGAAAACATAGTCCGGCAAGTGAACAGAAGTCATCGCCTGCTGGCTCGAGTTCTGGGACGAGTCCTATCATCAGATCTGGGTTAGAAGTTTTGGGACACGGGAAAGATCATCTGGGtgcttttaaaaatctacACGGTCTGGCCGGATTCAACCCTTTAACTGGACTTTGTTGTCCTCCAGGAATGGAACAACACGCTAATCCAGCCTTTCGACCACCGTACGCCGGGGCTCCATTTAGTGCTCACCATGCCGCAATGCTGGCGGCTGCAGCAGCATTTCCGGGATCTTCACCCAACCCTTATCTCGGCTACGCTCGCGTTAAAACGCCAGCCGGCGGTGAAACATTAGTTCCAGTCTGCAAGGACCCCTATTGCACTGGATGTCAATTCTCAGTAAACAACCACCACTTATTAATGAGCAACGGATCCTGTCCAGCCGGATGCACTCAGTGTGAAcaccaaaaatataatttggcgATGGCCATGGCTCTATCGCAACAAGGCCCTGGTGGTATTCCATACCCGCAAGTTACCCGCCCTTATGTGTGTAACTGGATCGTCGGCGAATCTTACTGTGGCAAGAGATTCGGAAACTCGGAAGAACTTCTTCAACACCTGAGAAGTCACACAGCTGACGGGTCGACTCCGGCGTCGTCGGCTTCATCGCAGCCTTCGTTGTTGAACCCTTTAAACCCACTGTTTACAACCGCCGGCTTGAGGAGCGCCTACCCGACGGCTCCTTTAAGTCCGCTCTCAGCGAGCCGATACCACCCTTACTCTAAGGCTGGTCTCCCCGCAAGTCTAGGATCATCGCCGTATGGAGCGTTCAATCCAGCACTAGGTCCGTTTTACTCTCCCTATGCAATGTACGGCCAAAGACTCGGAGCGGCTGCAGTGCACCAGTAAATAAGTGTCGAGTGATGTTCTATGTCGACGATTCGGATGGACATGTTAATTGTTGTATTGTCCAATTTTCTTCTGTGATATCAATAGACTCTAATTTAATAAGGCGGTCCGCGCCATGACAAAGTTAGTGAATAGTGCAATTTAATTGTAAGAAGTATTTAAGCAAACTTGTCAAGTTTGTGGCGACGCGGGTGTTGAGACTTTTTTAAAGACTTTGTACAGCCAAATGTCTGTAAATAGGAATtactatgtttaatattaaatgactatttcaaatatatctacgtgaatttaaaaaaacttgtttattttaacagcACTTGACTCCCaacgtttttataaaaatagtttatataaatagtaaagttTCAAATTATGCTTTTCTGCTATGTATAGTTTTACTGTCGTTTTTATGTCCTACAAGATTAGTTCTCTCGCAATAAATCTCATAGAAAGCGCATTAAACGCAGACATAAACCTGAATTATACGCCATCAAGTTGAAACGACTTTCCAACTATGGCGCAGCAGCAATAAACCTAACAGAATGATTGATTAATGTACCTCTAACACACACATTAGTCCCGTCAATCAACAGACATGGCGTGATAAAACAAGACTGCAATCACGCAACACTAACTCCCACCTAATgctataaaaaaccaaaacaatttaacttcattgaaaatacataaaaagaaataatataaaacctctCAACATTAATAACAGGACCGTGAGCTGTCAGTCTGTTAATGCTgagcttttttaataaatgttattttgattagGCCCATGTCATGTTGGAAATTCAACTGTCAAAAACATAATTGGTCGCGTGAAAAAACTAGAGAGATTAACTGAGGACAGAGACTTACTATTAATATAGgctattaacaatattatggttagcttagaataaaatttcaagaatataagaaattatcaCAAATGCCACGCgtaattaattgtatgttaattgtctattaattaaaataaacacattaacaAGAGCAGCTCATTATGTATGTTactgtatacattatttaaattattatttcattttgaaattatttaatccgtttctttaattaaagcaataaattaatgttttgatGTATTTGAGCCATAAaacttttacattatatttttcagacaAAGCATAATATGACTGACATTCTTTTGCGATGTTTCGCGCCTTAGATACacctaacgccatctagttaCTAAACGGTGAACTACGTTAACTGAGGCAAAATTCTTAACGTACACCTATCTTTTGGCAGGCAGACGTAAATGTAACTTATTCTAGGCATTATTGattctattacataaattatttaaggtgTAGATATCACTTAAGTAATATGAAGTAGTTATCAAGTGGCGCTATTACCTCAAAATTTGGCACGaacacattatatttaaataacactacctatttatgaaataaattagtcGTGGGTTAAAGCTACCGCGTTATTACAGTATTTCCTTATGAAATAATGATAGtaca is from Pieris rapae chromosome 7, ilPieRapa1.1, whole genome shotgun sequence and encodes:
- the LOC110998824 gene encoding zinc finger protein Noc translates to MVVLEDGGMMTSNPNQYLQPDYLSPLPSSLDSKKSPLALLAQTCSQIGADTMSSKPLLASVDKKKSVNSVNSESLSRSSPNSSKIDKPRATPENKHLAFKPYENTVVTKKPDDTRPSSKASLDSQDDKKSGKSTPGRKSTTPTRETGKHSPASEQKSSPAGSSSGTSPIIRSGLEVLGHGKDHLGAFKNLHGLAGFNPLTGLCCPPGMEQHANPAFRPPYAGAPFSAHHAAMLAAAAAFPGSSPNPYLGYARVKTPAGGETLVPVCKDPYCTGCQFSVNNHHLLMSNGSCPAGCTQCEHQKYNLAMAMALSQQGPGGIPYPQVTRPYVCNWIVGESYCGKRFGNSEELLQHLRSHTADGSTPASSASSQPSLLNPLNPLFTTAGLRSAYPTAPLSPLSASRYHPYSKAGLPASLGSSPYGAFNPALGPFYSPYAMYGQRLGAAAVHQ